From Jeotgalibaca dankookensis, one genomic window encodes:
- a CDS encoding phage major capsid protein yields the protein MNKLQELRQKRAKAWDQTKAFLDDCYKVSDVLSAEDTQRYEAMEEEVISLGHEIERLEKQLEMDKVMNQATSQGIVTSPQSTKEIASGKASPEYEQAFWNVMRGKNSGVIQNALQVGTDSEGGYLVPDEFERQLIEGLESENIFRRIAKVIQTSSGERKIPVVASKGDASWMDEEGSYVESDLNFNQVLLGAHKLGTLVKVSEELLNDSAFNLPSYIAREFARRLGSKEEEAFLVGDGVGKPLGLLSDNSVEVGITTTSDKAITFDNLIDLYYSVKEPYRKNSVFIMNDQTVKAIRQLKDANGQYIWQPSLVAGTPDKILNCPVLTSPYVPEIAAGATTVIFGDFSYYWIADREGRSFKRLNELYATTGQVGFLGSQRVDGKLILPEAVKLLKQKAGA from the coding sequence ATGAATAAATTACAAGAATTAAGACAAAAACGTGCTAAAGCCTGGGATCAAACCAAGGCTTTTTTAGATGATTGCTATAAAGTGTCAGATGTCTTATCAGCAGAAGATACGCAGCGCTATGAAGCGATGGAGGAAGAAGTTATTTCTTTAGGTCATGAAATTGAACGTTTAGAAAAACAACTAGAAATGGATAAAGTGATGAACCAAGCTACTTCACAAGGTATTGTCACATCACCGCAGAGTACAAAAGAAATTGCGTCAGGGAAAGCCAGCCCAGAATATGAACAAGCATTTTGGAATGTAATGCGCGGTAAGAATAGCGGTGTTATACAGAATGCACTGCAGGTTGGAACGGATTCAGAAGGTGGGTATTTAGTCCCAGATGAATTTGAACGACAATTAATAGAAGGATTAGAGTCAGAAAATATCTTCCGCCGCATTGCGAAAGTCATTCAAACGAGTAGCGGTGAACGAAAAATTCCAGTGGTCGCTTCAAAAGGAGATGCTTCTTGGATGGATGAAGAAGGGTCCTATGTTGAGAGTGATTTGAATTTCAATCAAGTTTTATTAGGAGCTCATAAATTGGGGACTTTAGTAAAAGTATCAGAGGAATTATTAAACGATTCTGCGTTTAATTTACCAAGTTATATTGCGCGTGAGTTTGCTCGCCGATTAGGATCTAAGGAAGAAGAGGCCTTCTTAGTAGGGGATGGGGTTGGAAAACCATTAGGGCTCCTTTCTGATAATTCTGTGGAGGTAGGAATTACTACTACTTCTGATAAGGCAATCACTTTCGATAATCTTATTGATTTATATTATTCCGTTAAAGAACCTTACCGTAAAAATTCAGTATTCATTATGAATGACCAAACGGTCAAAGCCATTCGTCAGCTAAAGGATGCTAATGGCCAATATATCTGGCAGCCATCTTTAGTGGCCGGTACACCAGATAAAATTTTAAACTGTCCTGTCCTAACCTCTCCTTATGTTCCGGAAATTGCAGCTGGAGCAACCACTGTGATTTTTGGTGATTTCAGTTACTACTGGATTGCGGATCGAGAAGGACGCAGCTTTAAACGATTAAATGAATTATATGCGACGACAGGTCAGGTTGGTTTTTTAGGGTCACAAAGAGTGGACGGAAAGCTGATCTTACCAGAAGCTGTTAAGTTATTGAAACAAAAAGCGGGTGCTTAA
- a CDS encoding head maturation protease, ClpP-related — protein sequence MTVFWNWKKTNNESVRELVMDGVIAENSWLDDEVTPQLFKNQLDEGDGPIIIWLNSPGGDCIAASQIYTMLMNYPNEVTVRVDGLAASAASVIAMAGTTVEMAPTSLMMIHNPLTAVMGSSKEMSRAIVMLEEVKESIINAYELKTDLSREELSKMMDAETWMNANKAKELGFCDVIYQGDKELALSNYSFSTKQLALEFVAKLETKYTPIQSFYDRLERLKY from the coding sequence ATGACCGTATTTTGGAATTGGAAGAAGACAAATAATGAAAGTGTAAGGGAGTTGGTCATGGATGGAGTCATTGCAGAGAATTCCTGGTTAGACGATGAGGTTACACCTCAACTATTTAAAAATCAATTAGATGAAGGAGATGGGCCTATTATTATCTGGTTGAATTCTCCCGGTGGTGACTGTATTGCAGCCAGTCAAATTTATACGATGTTAATGAATTATCCCAATGAGGTAACAGTTCGAGTAGATGGGCTTGCTGCTTCTGCTGCCAGTGTGATTGCAATGGCCGGAACAACTGTGGAGATGGCACCAACCTCTCTCATGATGATTCATAATCCATTAACAGCGGTGATGGGAAGCAGTAAAGAAATGAGTCGAGCGATTGTTATGTTAGAGGAAGTGAAAGAATCAATTATTAATGCCTATGAACTAAAAACTGATTTATCAAGAGAAGAATTGTCTAAGATGATGGATGCTGAAACTTGGATGAATGCGAATAAAGCCAAAGAACTCGGCTTCTGCGATGTGATTTATCAAGGTGATAAAGAGCTTGCGTTATCAAATTATTCTTTTTCAACGAAGCAATTAGCTCTTGAATTTGTCGCGAAGTTAGAAACTAAATACACACCGATTCAATCATTTTATGATCGCTTAGAGCGATTGAAATATTAG
- a CDS encoding DUF4314 domain-containing protein has protein sequence MDKRILETIKKQYPIGSRVELVQMDDVQAPPVGTLGTVVGVDDIGSIMVSWDNGSSLNVLYQKDKVKNIY, from the coding sequence ATGGATAAGCGAATTTTAGAAACTATCAAAAAACAATACCCTATTGGCAGTCGGGTTGAATTAGTTCAAATGGATGATGTTCAAGCACCTCCTGTAGGCACATTAGGAACCGTTGTAGGAGTCGATGATATTGGTTCCATTATGGTTTCTTGGGATAACGGTTCTTCATTAAACGTACTATATCAAAAGGATAAAGTTAAGAATATATATTAA
- a CDS encoding terminase large subunit: MRKLKKYVPTQFKEKTSVYDKEKADYAVDFIECLTHTKGQWAGKPFELIDWQEQIVRDLFGTIKPNGYRQFNTAYVEIPKKQGKSELAAALALLLTCGDGEERAEVYGCAADRQQASIVFEVAADMVRMCPALNKRVKILASQKRIIFHPTNSFYQVLSAEAYSKHGFNISGVIFDELHTQPNRKLFDVMTKGSGDARTQPLYFLITTAGNDTQSIGYEVHQKAEDIIEGRKTDPTFYPVIYGAKEDEDWTDPEVWKKANPSLDITVAMEKVEAAFESARQNPAEENSFRQLRLNQWVKQAVRWMPMDKWSACDFPVDPERLRGKVCYGGLDLSSTTDLSAFVLVFPPEDEEDKYAVLPHFWMPEDNVALRVSRDHVHYDQWIQSGDLLTTEGNVVHYGYIEKFIEELGTQFNIQEIAFDRWGAIQMSQNLEGMGFTVVPFGQGFKDMSPPTKELMKLVLEEKIAHGGHPVLHWMADNIFIKNDPAGNIKPDKEKSSEKIDGIVATIMALDRAIRNAGKHGSVYEDRGILLL, encoded by the coding sequence TTGAGAAAACTTAAAAAGTATGTACCTACACAATTCAAGGAAAAGACATCAGTATATGATAAAGAAAAAGCGGATTACGCAGTAGATTTTATTGAATGTTTAACGCACACCAAAGGTCAATGGGCAGGCAAACCATTTGAATTAATTGATTGGCAAGAACAAATTGTTAGAGACTTATTTGGAACCATCAAGCCTAATGGATATCGCCAATTTAACACAGCTTATGTTGAGATACCTAAAAAACAAGGGAAGTCAGAACTTGCAGCAGCGTTAGCGCTATTACTCACTTGTGGGGATGGGGAAGAACGAGCCGAAGTATACGGTTGTGCAGCAGACAGACAACAAGCTTCAATTGTTTTTGAAGTGGCCGCTGATATGGTGCGGATGTGTCCTGCCTTAAATAAACGCGTAAAAATTCTTGCCTCACAAAAAAGAATCATTTTTCATCCCACTAATAGTTTTTACCAAGTTTTATCGGCAGAAGCCTACTCGAAACATGGGTTTAATATTAGTGGGGTTATTTTTGATGAACTCCATACACAACCTAATCGTAAATTATTTGATGTTATGACGAAAGGTTCAGGGGACGCGAGGACACAGCCTTTATATTTTTTAATTACAACAGCAGGTAACGATACTCAAAGCATTGGTTATGAGGTTCATCAAAAAGCGGAGGATATTATAGAAGGTCGCAAAACGGATCCTACTTTTTATCCAGTCATTTATGGAGCGAAGGAAGATGAGGATTGGACCGATCCAGAGGTTTGGAAAAAAGCGAATCCCTCCTTAGATATTACTGTAGCTATGGAAAAAGTCGAAGCAGCCTTTGAAAGTGCCAGACAGAATCCGGCGGAGGAAAATTCATTTAGACAGCTTAGATTGAACCAATGGGTGAAACAAGCGGTGCGATGGATGCCAATGGATAAATGGTCCGCCTGTGATTTTCCAGTAGACCCTGAGCGCCTGAGAGGCAAGGTATGTTATGGCGGATTAGATTTATCTTCTACGACAGACTTATCGGCATTTGTCTTAGTCTTTCCTCCAGAAGATGAAGAAGATAAATATGCAGTGCTACCTCACTTTTGGATGCCGGAAGATAATGTGGCACTTAGAGTAAGTCGAGACCATGTACATTATGATCAATGGATACAAAGTGGAGATTTATTAACGACTGAAGGTAATGTCGTTCATTATGGGTATATTGAAAAGTTTATAGAAGAACTCGGAACGCAATTTAATATTCAGGAAATAGCCTTTGACCGTTGGGGAGCAATTCAAATGTCGCAAAACTTGGAAGGAATGGGTTTTACTGTGGTTCCATTTGGGCAAGGATTTAAAGACATGAGTCCTCCGACCAAAGAATTAATGAAACTGGTTCTTGAAGAAAAAATTGCTCATGGTGGTCATCCAGTTTTACATTGGATGGCGGATAACATCTTTATTAAGAATGATCCAGCTGGAAATATTAAACCAGATAAGGAAAAATCATCTGAAAAAATTGATGGGATAGTCGCAACGATTATGGCATTAGATCGAGCCATTCGAAATGCTGGGAAACATGGTTCGGTGTATGAAGACCGAGGTATTTTACTGTTATAA
- a CDS encoding phage portal protein: MFEQLKMLFRSRDKPTNFTNSRLSFLFGSTPSGQKVNERTAMQSTGVYACVRILSESVASLPLHLYRYEDNGSKVKAREHPLYFLLHDEPNEEMTSFTFRETMMSHLLLYGNAYAQVIRNGRGDVLGMYPLMPNQVEVQRAKNNELIYVYTKTSDGSGREEKISLTRSEVLHIPGLGFDGLMGYSPIAMAKNAIGMALATEDYGARFFANGATPGGVLEHPGIVKDPERLRETWQAQFSKGNVHRVAVLEEGMKFHQLTIPPDQAQFLETRKFQLNEIARIFRVPPHMIGDLDRSSFNNIEQQSMEFVKYTLNPWLVRIEQAIHQSLFFKDEKDTYFVKFNVSGLLRGDYETRMNGYAVGRQNGWLSANDIRELEDMNHISDKEGGNQYLVNGNMLPLDQAGAFYKERIDADDRILELEEDK; this comes from the coding sequence ATGTTTGAACAATTAAAAATGTTATTTCGATCGAGAGATAAGCCGACCAATTTTACAAATAGTCGCTTATCTTTTTTATTTGGCTCAACCCCTTCTGGCCAAAAGGTTAATGAAAGGACGGCCATGCAGTCAACAGGAGTGTATGCCTGCGTTCGTATTCTGTCCGAGTCTGTTGCGAGCTTACCTTTGCATTTATATCGTTATGAAGACAATGGCAGCAAAGTTAAAGCACGAGAGCACCCTCTCTACTTTCTATTACATGATGAGCCCAATGAAGAAATGACGAGTTTTACTTTCAGAGAAACGATGATGTCACATCTGCTCCTATACGGAAATGCCTATGCTCAAGTGATTCGCAACGGCAGAGGTGATGTGTTAGGAATGTACCCATTGATGCCTAATCAAGTAGAAGTTCAAAGAGCGAAGAATAATGAATTGATTTATGTTTACACCAAAACCTCTGATGGCTCAGGTAGAGAAGAAAAAATATCACTAACTAGATCAGAAGTGCTTCATATTCCGGGTTTGGGCTTTGATGGGTTGATGGGGTACAGCCCCATTGCGATGGCTAAAAACGCGATTGGTATGGCGTTGGCTACAGAAGATTATGGGGCTAGGTTTTTCGCGAATGGTGCAACACCCGGAGGCGTTTTAGAGCATCCAGGGATTGTCAAGGATCCAGAACGGTTAAGAGAAACGTGGCAAGCACAATTTTCTAAAGGGAATGTTCATCGTGTCGCAGTATTGGAGGAAGGAATGAAATTCCATCAATTAACGATTCCACCTGATCAAGCCCAGTTTTTAGAAACAAGAAAATTTCAGTTGAATGAAATTGCGCGAATATTTCGAGTGCCGCCACATATGATTGGAGATTTAGACCGCTCTAGCTTCAATAATATCGAGCAACAATCCATGGAATTTGTGAAATACACACTAAATCCTTGGCTCGTTCGTATTGAACAAGCAATTCACCAATCACTGTTTTTTAAAGATGAGAAAGATACCTACTTTGTAAAGTTTAATGTAAGTGGACTTTTACGAGGTGATTATGAGACGCGAATGAATGGTTATGCTGTAGGACGTCAAAACGGTTGGCTTTCAGCAAATGACATTCGAGAGTTAGAAGACATGAACCATATCAGTGATAAAGAGGGTGGCAATCAATATTTAGTGAATGGCAACATGCTTCCACTGGATCAAGCGGGGGCTTTTTATAAAGAGAGGATAGATGCAGATGACCGTATTTTGGAATTGGAAGAAGACAAATAA
- a CDS encoding phage head closure protein has translation MNITINDLNQRISFAEERTLVDEYGTPYGKEYVEFGSAWAHVSNLHGDEYYSALGLSLEKELKFTIRYRDDISEDTAITFRDNVYNITFIDNIRYRNRFMELRASLRGG, from the coding sequence ATGAATATTACGATCAATGATTTAAACCAAAGAATTAGTTTTGCAGAGGAACGCACATTAGTGGATGAATATGGGACGCCATATGGGAAAGAGTATGTTGAATTTGGATCCGCATGGGCTCATGTATCAAATCTTCATGGCGACGAATATTATTCGGCTTTAGGATTATCATTAGAAAAGGAATTAAAATTTACAATCCGGTATCGAGACGACATTTCTGAAGATACTGCGATAACGTTTAGAGACAATGTTTATAACATTACCTTTATCGATAATATCCGCTATCGCAATCGATTTATGGAATTACGTGCATCTTTGAGAGGTGGGTGA
- a CDS encoding head-tail connector protein, with amino-acid sequence MVVSLEEAKLFLRVENEVEDSLITQLIQSSQQTVENTLRHTLTEYDEVPADIIMAILYGVAYLYENRETADFNSMIQLMRAILFPYRNEVF; translated from the coding sequence ATGGTAGTTAGTTTAGAAGAAGCAAAGCTATTTTTAAGGGTAGAGAATGAAGTTGAAGATAGTCTGATTACTCAACTCATTCAATCCTCCCAGCAAACTGTAGAAAATACATTAAGACACACATTGACAGAATATGATGAAGTCCCAGCAGATATTATCATGGCTATCCTTTATGGGGTAGCCTATTTATATGAAAATCGAGAAACTGCAGATTTTAATTCCATGATTCAGTTAATGAGGGCGATTCTGTTTCCTTATCGAAATGAGGTTTTTTAA
- a CDS encoding P27 family phage terminase small subunit: protein MAKDGTRRGGARIGAGRKKNALVDKINDDRLKDTYVLPTPEGLEATDMPPINDYLKQEQKNGEKFYVEEIYEEMWNWLKMHECEAFVNQQLIEQYAMTVSRWIQCEQAISEFGFLAKHPTTGNAIASPYVSMSKDYMKQINTLWYQIYQIVRENASVSYDGPIPKDDLMEKLLRKKS, encoded by the coding sequence TTGGCAAAAGATGGTACTAGGCGCGGTGGCGCACGTATTGGTGCAGGACGAAAGAAGAATGCTTTAGTGGACAAGATAAATGATGACCGGTTGAAGGATACTTATGTTCTACCCACACCAGAAGGTTTGGAAGCGACCGATATGCCACCCATTAATGATTATTTAAAACAAGAACAAAAAAACGGTGAAAAGTTTTATGTGGAAGAAATTTATGAGGAGATGTGGAATTGGCTCAAAATGCACGAATGCGAAGCCTTTGTGAATCAGCAACTCATTGAACAGTATGCAATGACGGTTTCCAGATGGATTCAGTGCGAACAAGCTATTTCAGAATTTGGCTTTCTGGCTAAACACCCGACGACGGGGAATGCAATTGCTTCTCCCTATGTTTCTATGTCGAAAGACTACATGAAACAAATTAATACACTGTGGTATCAGATTTATCAAATTGTCCGAGAGAATGCGAGTGTGTCCTATGATGGGCCAATACCTAAAGATGATTTGATGGAAAAACTACTTAGAAAAAAATCTTAA
- a CDS encoding site-specific DNA-methyltransferase: MEMRQLSLKELTPAEYNPRKNLQPGDAEYEKLKRSLGTFGYVDPIIWNQRTERVVGGHQRLKVLEDLGYETIDCVVVDLDEDKEKALNVALNKISGDWDKDKLVILISDLEATDFDVSLTGFDPEELDDLFKDDLKDGIEDDDFDVDEVLKEPTMTQQGDIWQLGRHRLVCGDSTKISTFEALMEGRLANLIVTDPPYNVNYEGKAGKIQNDNQSDVDFYQFLLDVFQLSHDVLADDGSIYMFHADTEGLNFRRAFKEAGFYLSGTCIWKKQSLVLGRSPYQWQHEPILFGWKKKGKHLWYNGRKESTIWEFDKPKKNGDHPTMKPVPLIAYPILNSSLTNGIVLDPFGGSGSTLIACEQTDRVCYTIELDEKYCDVIVKRYIKQVENSTEVTLIRKGKKYTYSDLLSSVSE, from the coding sequence ATGGAGATGAGGCAATTATCTCTTAAAGAATTAACTCCTGCTGAGTATAATCCGCGAAAAAATTTACAGCCAGGTGATGCAGAATATGAAAAATTGAAACGTTCGTTAGGAACATTCGGTTACGTTGATCCAATTATTTGGAATCAAAGAACGGAACGGGTAGTAGGTGGGCACCAGCGACTCAAGGTTTTAGAAGACTTAGGTTACGAAACGATCGATTGTGTGGTGGTTGATTTAGATGAGGACAAGGAGAAAGCTCTCAATGTAGCCTTAAATAAAATCAGTGGTGATTGGGATAAAGATAAATTGGTCATTCTCATTTCAGATTTAGAGGCTACTGACTTTGATGTATCACTCACCGGATTTGATCCAGAAGAACTCGACGACTTATTTAAAGATGATTTGAAGGATGGGATAGAAGATGATGATTTTGATGTGGATGAAGTCCTAAAAGAGCCCACCATGACACAGCAAGGAGATATTTGGCAATTAGGTCGTCATCGTTTAGTCTGTGGCGACAGTACCAAAATCTCAACCTTTGAAGCCTTAATGGAAGGGCGACTAGCGAATTTGATTGTGACAGACCCTCCTTATAATGTGAACTATGAAGGTAAAGCAGGAAAAATTCAAAATGATAATCAAAGTGATGTCGACTTTTATCAGTTTTTATTAGATGTGTTTCAATTGTCTCATGATGTACTAGCTGACGATGGTTCTATCTATATGTTTCATGCGGATACTGAAGGTCTGAACTTTAGAAGAGCATTTAAAGAGGCGGGTTTCTATCTGTCAGGGACTTGTATTTGGAAGAAACAATCCCTGGTCTTAGGTCGTTCTCCTTATCAATGGCAACACGAACCGATTCTATTTGGATGGAAGAAAAAAGGGAAGCACCTATGGTATAACGGACGAAAAGAGTCAACAATTTGGGAATTTGATAAACCCAAGAAAAATGGCGACCATCCAACGATGAAACCCGTACCTTTAATTGCATATCCAATTCTAAATTCTTCATTAACCAATGGGATTGTACTGGACCCCTTTGGAGGATCCGGGTCAACGCTTATAGCTTGTGAACAAACGGATCGAGTTTGTTACACGATTGAACTAGATGAGAAATACTGCGATGTGATTGTCAAACGGTACATTAAACAAGTTGAAAACAGTACCGAAGTAACATTAATACGTAAAGGGAAAAAATATACTTATTCTGATTTACTATCAAGTGTTTCTGAATAG
- the metK gene encoding methionine adenosyltransferase, giving the protein MTIIKTAESVCEGHPDKLCDQISDAILDEALSLDNQSRVACEVMITKGHVFIAGEITCNTKIGIRQVIRRVLESCGYDARKLKIHVHIQKQSKDIQDGVDIALEVREGSQHDELGAGDQGTVYGYATNETYDRLPMPLSYAHQLCQRLDSARWLGTIEGIHSDGKSQVSVEYKDGKPKRIAAIVISIQHDEAKNIDQLKQEVKSHVILPVVRQDLLDEDTLILINPSGRFVIGGPDADTGLTGRKIMVDTYGGLGAHGGGAFSGKDPTKVDRSGAYMARHIARQVIDENLAEKCEIAISYAIGKAEPVAISVNTFGTGKLSDDKLKEIILVSYDLSPKGIIDYLNLRYVKYQRTACYGHFNSSRFTWEQTAHKKLTKEGIINGDEAIIS; this is encoded by the coding sequence ATGACAATAATTAAAACAGCAGAGAGTGTTTGTGAGGGGCACCCTGATAAACTCTGTGATCAAATATCGGATGCTATTTTAGATGAAGCACTATCGCTAGATAATCAATCGCGGGTGGCCTGTGAAGTAATGATTACGAAAGGTCATGTATTTATAGCTGGGGAAATAACTTGTAATACAAAAATAGGTATCCGCCAAGTTATTAGACGCGTATTGGAGTCATGTGGGTATGACGCGCGAAAATTAAAAATCCACGTGCATATTCAAAAACAAAGTAAAGACATTCAAGATGGTGTTGATATAGCTCTGGAAGTTCGAGAAGGAAGTCAACATGACGAGTTGGGTGCCGGAGACCAAGGGACAGTCTATGGTTATGCGACGAATGAAACCTATGACCGCTTACCCATGCCATTATCTTATGCCCATCAATTATGTCAGCGATTAGATTCAGCAAGATGGTTAGGAACGATTGAAGGAATCCACTCAGATGGCAAGTCCCAGGTCAGTGTAGAATACAAAGATGGAAAGCCGAAAAGGATTGCTGCGATTGTCATTTCGATTCAACATGATGAGGCTAAAAATATCGACCAATTAAAACAAGAAGTTAAATCTCATGTTATTCTACCAGTTGTCCGTCAAGACTTACTGGATGAAGATACATTGATATTAATTAATCCGTCTGGTCGGTTTGTTATTGGAGGGCCTGACGCAGATACCGGACTAACAGGTCGTAAAATTATGGTGGATACATATGGTGGTTTAGGTGCTCATGGTGGAGGAGCCTTTTCAGGAAAGGACCCCACAAAAGTTGACCGGTCGGGTGCTTATATGGCAAGACATATCGCAAGACAAGTGATTGATGAGAACTTAGCAGAAAAATGTGAAATCGCCATATCCTATGCGATAGGTAAAGCAGAGCCAGTTGCCATTTCAGTAAATACGTTTGGAACCGGTAAATTATCGGACGACAAACTAAAAGAGATTATTTTAGTATCATACGATTTAAGTCCGAAGGGAATTATCGACTATTTAAATTTAAGGTATGTTAAATATCAGCGAACAGCTTGCTATGGCCACTTTAATTCGAGTCGGTTTACCTGGGAACAAACAGCTCATAAGAAATTAACGAAGGAGGGGATTATCAATGGAGATGAGGCAATTATCTCTTAA